TGTATCCTACGATGCCCGCCGGATCGACATAGGTGCCGGTCATCCGCGTGGTCATGCCGATAAAGCCGATCGTGACCTTGCGCCGGCCCTTGCCGAAGCTTTTTAGGCCCGTCGCGGGCATCAGGCTCTTGCCCGATGCGTCGAGCGTGTTGCCCGCCAGATAGGTGTAGGACGCGCCCTTGAACGGCTCGAGCTGGCACGGCTGGGCGACGGCGTTCTTTTCGCACCCGCCGCGCTGAAGGCGCAGCAACTCCTTCGTCCCGCGATCGAATTCGTGATTGCCCGCGGCGTTATACTCAAGGCCAGCCATGCTCAGCGCCTTGACCGTCGGTTCGTCGAGGAACAGCGAGGAGACGAGCGGGCTGGCGCTGGTCAGATCACCCGCCGCGACGACGACATTGTTGGGGTTGCCCGCCTTGAGCGCCTTCACCGCCGAGGCGAAATAGGCCGCGCCACCGGCGGGCACCTTGACCGTCTTGCCGTCGGCCGCCTGCAAGTCGATCGGCCGCGCCGGGGTTTCGAGCGCACCGTGAAAGTCGTTGAAGGCGATGATCCGCACCGTCATGGGCGCGGCGGGCGTGGCGGCACGCTGCGACGCGCAGCCGCTGAGCGCGAGGCCCGCGAGCAATCCAACGATCAGGCGCATATGCAGTCTCCGGCGAGTCGGTCTCGCCGGTCAGGTAACAGCCTGCGGGTCAGCCGTCACCGACGCGTTCGATGTCCGCGCCGACGCCCTGCAGCTTTTCCTCCAGCCGCTCATACCCTCGGTCGAGGTGATAGATGCGGCTGACCTGGGTCTCGCCCTCGGCAACCAGGCCGGCGAGGATCAGGCTCATCGATGCGCGCAGATCGGTCGCCATCACCGGCGCGCCGACCATGCGATCGACGCCATGGACCACCGCCGTGCGCCCGCGCACGTCGATATTCGCGCCCATCCGGGTCAGTTCGGGCACGTGCATGTAGCGGTTTTCGAAGATCGTCTCGGTCAGCACGCTCGCGCCATCGGCCTTGCACAGCATCGCCATGAACTGTGCCTGCATGTCGGTGGCAAAGCCCGGATAGGGTGCGGTCGACAGCGTGATGGGCCTCAACGGACCATCGGCGGCGACGCGGATGCCGTTGGGCTTCTCCTCGACCGTCACGCCTGCCTCGACCAGCGCGTCCAGCGTCGCGCGCATATCGTCGGCCTTCGCGCCCTCGAGTACGACGTCGCCGCCAGTGATCGCGGCGGCGCACGCATAGCTGCCCGCCTCGATCCGGTCGGGCATCACGCTGTATGTCGCGCCGTGCAGCCGGTCGCGGCCCTCGATCGTCAGCGTCTCGCTGCCGATGCCGTGGATCGACGCGCCCATCGCGACCAGCAGGTTGCACAGGTCGACGATCTCGGGCTCGCGCGCCGCATTTTCGAGCACCGTGGTGCCGCGCGCGGTTGCCGCCGCCATCAGCGCATTCTCGGTCGCGCCGACCGACACCACCGGGAAGCGGTAGCGCCCGCCAGCCAGACGCCCGCCGGGAGCGGTCGCCTTGACATAGCCCGCCGCCAGCTCGATCTCCGCGCCCATCGCTTCCAGCGCCTTCAGATGCAGGTCGATCGGACGGTTGCCGATCGCGCAGCCGCCGGGCAGCGAAACCGTCGCCTCGCCCTCACGCCCCAGCAACGGGCCGAGCACCAGGATCGACGCGCGCATCTTGCGCACGATGTCATACGGCGCGACACTCGACGTCAGGCGGGATGCGCGGACGGTGAGCACGCGGCCGAAATCATTGGGACGCGTCCCCTCGATCGCGGTCGAGGCGCCCAGCTCGTTGAGCAGATGCCCGAAGCTGTCGGCGTCGGCGAGACGCGGCAGATTGCGCAGCGTCAGCGGCTCGTCGGTTAACAGCGCGCACGGCATGAGCGTCAACGCGGCGTTCTTCGCACCGGATATAGCGATGTTACCGGATAGGCGGTTTCCGCCGCGGATGAGAATACGGTCCATTGACGGGCTTCTATCGACTCGAAATCCGCGCGCAAGTGCGGCCAACCGTTACGCGGCTTGATCGACTTTAATGCGCTGATTTTGCAGCAATGCTTTGCAGGGGGAAGTTGGGGGGAAGGGACAGAGTGTCAGGGAGTTGTTTCGCGGAAATTCTCGGCGAGCTGGTTACGCTCGTGCCGGGAGAGAGGGCTGCGCTGGAGCGGCTGGAGGAACGACAGCGCCATATCCGGCGCGGCGCGATCCTGTTGCGTGAGAATGAGCCGGCGGGCGAGTTATTCGTCCTGCGCAAGGGACTGGTGATGAGCTATGTCCTGCTCGACGATGGCAGCCGCCAGATTCTGCGCTTTCACTTCCCAGGCGACATGCTGGGCGTATCCAGCCTGGTCTATCGCGAATCGCCCGAGACATTGTGCGCGCTTTCGGACTGTGTCGTCTGCCCGTTCGACCGGCAGGCGTTCAGCGCGCTGAGCGTTGCCCACCCTCGCCTGTCATCGCTGATCCTCGTCCTTTGCCAGATCGAGCGGGTGGCACTGACCGACCGGCTTGCCGCACTCGGCCGGACCTCGGCCAAGGCGCGGGTTGCGGCGTTGCTGCTGGAGATGCGCAACCGGCTGCGCGGCACCGACAAGACGATCGACAAGGCGTTTAACCTCGGCCTGACCCAGGAAGAGATCGGCGACGCGACCGGCCTGACGTCGGTCCATGTCAACCGCATGCTGCGCCAGCTGGAGGAAGAGGGGATGATCGGTCGCAGATCGGGCCGCGTCACCTTGCTCGACGAGGCGGCGATGGGACGTGCGGCGAATTATGTGAACCGGTACGAAGGGCTGGACCTGAGCTGGTTGCCGGAGGCGCGCTGAGCCGGTCGCCTGTCCGCAACCGCAATGCTATAGGTGCGGGATGAGCGACCCCGCCATCCTCAATTGGCGCCGTCTTGGCCCGACGCTGACCTGCTCGGGCCAGCCATCCGAAGCGCAGCTAGCCGAGATCGCCGCGCTCGGCGTGACCGATGTGATCAATCTCGGCCCGCACGAACATGTCCAGGCACTGCCCGACGAAGCGGCCAGCGTCACAGCCTTGGGCATGCGCTATACCTATATTCCGGTCGATTTCTCAGCCCCGACCGAATCGGATTATGCCGCCTTCGCCGCCGCCATGGCCGAGGCGGACGGGCGGGCGGTCCATGTCCACTGCATCGTCAATGCGCGCGTTTCGGCATTCTTCTATCGCTACCGCCGCGATGCGATTGGCGAGGAGGCCGCACGCGCCGAACTGAATTCAGTTTGGGAACCCGCGGGCGTCTGGGCGACCTTCATCGGCGACACGCCCGTCGAAGGCACCGACCATCGTTATCGCGGGCGGGATTACTGAGCCAATCGGTCGCCCCGGGCTTGACCCGCGGTCCAGCTTCTTCGACCAGGCAAGATAGCGGGGCCCCGGGTCGAGCCCGGGGTGACGCTACATCTAGCTATCGGCGGCTCACGCCTTTTCGAGTGTGCACTGAAGCGGATGCTGGTTCTGCCGGGCGAAGTCGATCACCTGGGCCACCTTGGTCTCCGCGACTTCATAGCTGAACACGCCGCACACCCCGACGCCGCGCTGATGGACCTGAAGCATCACCCGCGTTGCCTCTTCCATATCCAGCTTGAAGAAGCGCTGGAGCACCAGCACGACGAATTCCATCGGCGTGTAATCGTCGTTGAGCATCAGCACCCGATAGGGCGTCGGCTTCTTGGTCTTCGCGCGGGTGCGGGTCGCGACGCCGGTATTGGTCCCGTCCTCGTCATCGCGGTCGGGATCGTCGGCCATCGCGATCGGGGCCATCGGGGTCGTGAGATGCGGTGCTGACATGAGCCCGGAAAAATATGGCAGGCCCGGGTGGAGGGCAAGGGGCGGATCGTGCGAAATCGCGGGTGCAGGACAAGAAAAAGGGCGATCGCTCCCGCGACCGCCCCAATTTCGTCCAATCAGGACCGATGGCCGGTTCAGGCCGCAGTCTTGATCTTCTCCATCGCGACCGCGACGCGGTTCGAGACGGGCTGCGCGGCGTCGCCGGCGAGCTTGATGAACGCTTCGGTGTTCTTCGAGGTCTCGGCGACCATCGAGTCGAACGCGCTGCGGACATAGTCGCTCTGCAGCTTGAAGAAGTCGGCGGGCGACTTGACTGCCGACATGCTCTTCAGGGTGGCGGTCGCGTTCTCGAACGACTTGCGGCTGTATTCCGCAGCGTCCTGGCCCAGCGTCTCGAGGCCCTTGGCGGTGATCTTGCCGCTCTCGACGAGCGCTTCGACATTGCCCTTGGCCAGTTCGGTCATTTCACCGACCAGCTTGGTGTTCTTTTCGACCTGCGCCTTCGCCTTGTCGTTCAGCTCGGCGAACATCGCCTGGGTCTTTTCAATGGCTTCCATGGTATAAATTCCCTTGCTTGCGGTGTCCGCCGTCTGCGGGGCGGTGTCTTCGATAATCTCGGTTACAGGTGCGGCGACCGCTTCGACGGTTTCCGCGACAGTTTCGATGACCGGCTCGACGGTCTCGGCGACAACCTCGACCACCGGTTCGACAATCGGCTCGGCCGCGACGACGGGCTCTGCCGCTTCGACGGCTTCGACCACCGGTTCGACCGGCGCGGCGACGGCTTCGACCGGCGCGGCGACGGCTTCGACCGGCGCGGCGACGGCTTCGACCACAGGCTCCGGCTTCGGCTCGATGGCCAGAGCTGCAACCTTGGGCGCGACCTTCGCGACTGGCGACTTGGCTACCGGCTTCTTCGCCCCGGTACGCGGACCCTTGCTGGCCATATCGACGTCCTCGCTGCGACTATTGCATTGCAGCATATACGCCGATGTAAACCGTGTTTCAAGAGGTTTATTGTGCAGTGCACAAAAAAATTCAGCGGGTTCGGACGTAACGTCCCGGAGCCGCCCCGAGTTCCTCATTTACGCTAGGGATTCTGGCTTTCTTTGCGGGAACGCGCGCTGCATCCAGCGCTTCGATCCACTTGATCCAGTCCGGCCACCAGCTCCCCTTGGTCTCGACCGCACCTGCAACAAATTCGTCAATATTGGTCGCGCCCGCCTCGTTGATCCAGTATTGATATTTGCCCGACGAGGGCGGGTTGACCACGCCTGCAATATGCCCCGATCCGGCCAGCACGAAGCGAATCGGCCCCGCGAGATGGCCGGTGAGCTTCCACACGCTGCGCGGCGGCGCGATATGATCCTCGCGCCCCGCCTGGACATAGGCCGGGGTCTTGACGCAGGTGAGGTCGATCGGCGTCCCCCCGATCGCCAGCGCACCCGGCTGGACCAGCAGATTGTCGCGATACAGGTCGCACAGATAGCTGGCATGCCACTTCGCCGGCAGGTTGGTGACGTCGGAATTCCAGTGGAGCAGGTCGAACGGGGTATAATCCTCGCCCAGCAGGTAATTGCTGGTGACGTAATTCCAGATCAGGTCGCGCCCGCGCAGCAGGTTGAAGGTCGCGGCCATGTACCGTCCGTCGAGAAATCCATCGCTGGTCAACGACTGGATCAGCGCGAGCTGCTCGTCATCGACGAATACGTTGAGGTCGCCCGCCTCGCTGAAATCGACCTGAGCGGTGAAGAAGGTCGCGCTCTTGACCTTCGCCGCCTCACCCCGCGCGGCGAGCACCGCCAGCGTCGCGGCGAGCGTCGTCCCCGCGACGCAATAGCCGATCGTGTGGACGCTCTCGACGCCGAGCAATTCCCGAATCGTGTCGATCGCGTCGATCTGACCGCGCTCGACATAGTCGTCCCACACGACATCGGCCATGCTCGCATCGGCCGATTTCCACGACACGACGAACACCGTCAGCCCCTGCTCCACCGCCCAGCGGATGAAGCTCTTTTCCGGCGTCAGGTCGAGGATGTAGAAGCGGTTGATCCACGGCGGGAAGATCACCAGCGGGGTTTCGAACACCGTGTCGGTGGTCGGCGAATACTGAATCAGCTCATAGAGCGGCGTGCGCTTGACCACCCGGCCCGGCGTGGTCGCGATATTCTCCCCCACCGCGAACGCGCCCTCGACCGTCTGGGTCATCTGGCCCTTGCCAAGGTCGTTGAGCATGTGCGCCAGACCCTTGAGCAGATTCTCGCCCTTGGTCTCGATCGTCCGTTCGACCACCAGCGGGTTGGTCGCCGGAAAGTTGCTCGGGCTCATCGCGTCGATGAAGCCCTGCGTCGCGAAGCGCAACTGCTCCTTCTGCTTCGGGGTAAGCCCCTCGATCTGGTCGACCCCCTTGAGCAGATGTCCCGACAAGGTGAGGTAGCTTTGGCGGATGAAGTCGAACACCGGCTGCTCGCGCCATTGCGGCGCCTTGAAGCGCTTGTCACGTGCCTGTTCTGGCGTTTCCTCGAACTTCTGCGCCTTGGCGGGATCGAGGAAGCGCTGCCACAAATTCATCGTGTCGGCCCAGAATTCGGCCCCCGCACGCATCGCGGCAGCTGGGTCGAGCGGGGGCACCGTCGGCATGGCGGGCATCTGGGGCATCGCCGACATCTGCCCGGCGAGGTCCAGCCCCTGCTCCATCATCATCTGCTGCGCGCGGCCAAACACCCAGGTCCAGTGCTGCAGATCTTCAAGGCCCGGCTGAGCCGGGGCATCGGATTCCGGCGGTGGCACTCCCGCCGCCTTGGGCTTGGCCGCGCGCTTCGCCTTGGGTTTTGCTGTGGTGGTCGGCTCAGGCTTCGTCTTTGCGGTCGCCGTCTTTTTCTTTGCCGTCGCCACGCGCCTCTCCTCTGGCTTGCCGCCCCGCCCCCCTGTATAACGAGCCCAAGCGCAATGCGCGACCACGAGGAGCCGAAAGCCAGCAGTATGTCCGAAGAATTCTACCGCATGAAGCGACTGCCCCCCTATGTCATCGCCGAAGTCAATGCGATGCGGGCAGCGGCGCGCGCGGCGGGAGAGGACATTATCGACCTGGGCATGGGCAATCCCGACCTGCCCCCGCCCGATCATGTCATCGAAAAACTGATCGAGGTTGCGCGCAAGCCCGACGCGCATGGCTATTCGCAGTCGAAGGGGATCCCCGGCCTGCGCCGTGCCCAGGCCAATTATTATGGCCGCCGCTTCGGCGTCGATATCGATCCCGATAGCGAGGTCGTGGTGACGATGGGGTCGAAGGAGGGGCTGGCCAGCCTCGCCACCGCGATCACCGCGCCGGGCGACGTCGTGCTCGCGCCCAACCCGAGCTACCCGATCCACACCTTCGGCTTCATCCTGGCCGGGGCGACGATCCGCGCGGTGCCGACGACCCCGGACGAGGCCTATTTCGACAGCCTCGAGCGCGCGATCGCCTTCACTGTCCCCCGCCCGAGCATATTGGTCGTCAACTATCCGTCGAACCCGACCGCCGAGACCGTCGACCTTGCGTTCTACGAGCGCCTGGTCGCTTGGGCGAAGGACAACAAGGTCTGGATCCTGTCCGACCTCGCCTATTCGGAACTGTATTTCGACGGCAAGCCCACCGTGTCGATCCTGCAGGTGCCGGGCGCAAAGGATGTCGCGATCGAGTTCACCTCGCTCAGCAAGACCTATTCGATGGCCGGGTGGCGCATGGGGTTCGCGGTCGGCAACAAGCAGCTGATCGCCGCGATGACGCGGGTGAAGTCGTACCTCGATTACGGCGCCTTCACCCCGATTCAGGCCGCCGCCTGTGCTGCGCTCAACGGCCCGCAGGACATCGTCGAGAAGAACCGGCAGCTCTACCACAAACGCCGCGACGTGCTGGTCGAGAGCTTCGGCCGCGCCGGCTGGGACATCCCGCCCCCACCTGCATCGATGTTCGCCTGGGCTCCGCTCCCGCCCGCGCTGGCGCATCTCGGCAGCCTCGAATTCTCCAAGCAGCTGCTGACACACGCCAAGGTCGCGGTCGCGCCCGGCGTCGGTTACGGCGAGAATGGCGAGGGGTTCGTCCGCATCGCGATGGTGGAGAATGAGCAACGGTTGCGTCAGGCCGCACGCAACGTGAAGCGCTATCTTCAGTCGATGGGCGTGAACACCGGCGCAAAATCGGCGTGATCGCGCCGTCGAGAGAGGGCTTTGCCTTCTGCCACCGGCTGCGCGTGCGTTACGCGGAGATCGATGGGCAGAAGGTGGTCTTCAACTCCCGCTATCTCGAATATGCCGATGTGGCGCTCAGCGAATATTGGCGTTGGCTGGCCCTGGCCGACCTGCCCGAATGGCTCGCGATGGAATTCCACGTCGCCCGCGCGACCGTCGATTACCGGGCCCCGCTCCGCTATGATGACGAGTTCGATGCCTATGCCCGAACCGACCGGATCGGGACGTCGAGCGTGACCAGCCGCGTCGAGCTGGTCCATGCCCAGACCGGCGTGCTGCACACGGTGATTGAGCTGGTTCACGTCAACGTCGATCTCGACGCGGGGCGCTCAACTCCGGTACCGCCCGCCATCCGCGCGCGAATGCTGCCAAGCGATTGAAGCGGTTGTGATACGCGGTTCGGATGGGGGTACGCGAAACGTGGTGTTAACCGGCACTGACTAGCGTCGGTGGATGCATCGCGGCAGCCTGTTTCGAACTGACTTGTTGGTGGTCGCCGCGATTGCGTTCACCTATTTTCTGTGCGCAGCGGGGGCGATTGCATTCACCCGGCTGAGCGGCAATGTGGCGCTACTGTGGATCGCGAATGGCGTGCTGGTCGCGGCCCTGCTGACCCGCCCCGCAACCGAACGCCCGCTGCACATTGCGAGCTGCTTTGGCGCATCGGTCGCCGCGACGCTGGCGGTCTCGCCCTACGCCCCCCTCGCGCCGGTGTTTGGCGTTGCCAATATCGCCGAAGCGCTGATCGCCTGGGGGTTGCTCGCCCGCTTCGGCGCGGACGCGCGCGTGTTCCTGTCGCTGCGCGCGCTGGCCGGGTTTGTCGCTGCGGCAGGGGTGGTCGCGCCGCTGGCTACGGGGGTCATTTCCGCCGCGACGCTGGCGCTCTATCAAGGAGCAAACCCCTGGGCGGTCTGGATGAGCTGGGGTATTGGCCATGGCCTGGGCGCGCTGATCGCCACCCCGATCGCACTACTTGCATTGGCGGGCAACACCTATCGAGAGCAAGCCGCGAGCCGCGCTACGGTGACACGTTTCGTCGTGATCGCGACGCTGATGGTCGGTGTGACCACACTCTGCTTCGCCCAGACCCGATTGCCGCTGCTGTTCGTACCGATCCTTCCGCTGATTGCGGCGACGATGGCTTTTCGCGTCGCCGGCGCGACTCTCGGCGTCTTCCTGATCGCGGTGATCGGTGCGGGCTTCACCGTCGCGGGCATGGGTCCGATCGAGCTGATCGACGGGAGCCATGCGTTCAAGCTGCTATTCTTCCAATTCTATCTGGCCGTGCTGTTCCTGATCGCGGTCCCGTTCGCGACGATGATCGCGCAAAACCAGCGACTCGCCGTCGCCGTCGCGGCGAGCGAGGCGCGTTATCGGCTGATTTCGGATCATGTCTCGGACGTGGTGATGACATTGGACCCTTACGGCGTCGTCCAGTTCGCCTCGCCCTCGATGCGCGACGTGACCGGCCATCCGCCCGACTCGATTATCGGCAAGAGCCCGGTCGAGCTGGTGCACGAGGTCGATCGCGCGCGCGTGCGCGACGCCTATCGCCGGGTGATCGCCGAACCGGATCGCGTCCACCGTTTCGAATTTCGCGGCCAGATCGCGACGGGCGGTGTGCGCTGGTTCGAGACGACAGCGCGCGCCGTGCGAA
The genomic region above belongs to Sphingomonas sp. J315 and contains:
- the murA gene encoding UDP-N-acetylglucosamine 1-carboxyvinyltransferase yields the protein MDRILIRGGNRLSGNIAISGAKNAALTLMPCALLTDEPLTLRNLPRLADADSFGHLLNELGASTAIEGTRPNDFGRVLTVRASRLTSSVAPYDIVRKMRASILVLGPLLGREGEATVSLPGGCAIGNRPIDLHLKALEAMGAEIELAAGYVKATAPGGRLAGGRYRFPVVSVGATENALMAAATARGTTVLENAAREPEIVDLCNLLVAMGASIHGIGSETLTIEGRDRLHGATYSVMPDRIEAGSYACAAAITGGDVVLEGAKADDMRATLDALVEAGVTVEEKPNGIRVAADGPLRPITLSTAPYPGFATDMQAQFMAMLCKADGASVLTETIFENRYMHVPELTRMGANIDVRGRTAVVHGVDRMVGAPVMATDLRASMSLILAGLVAEGETQVSRIYHLDRGYERLEEKLQGVGADIERVGDG
- a CDS encoding Crp/Fnr family transcriptional regulator, which translates into the protein MSGSCFAEILGELVTLVPGERAALERLEERQRHIRRGAILLRENEPAGELFVLRKGLVMSYVLLDDGSRQILRFHFPGDMLGVSSLVYRESPETLCALSDCVVCPFDRQAFSALSVAHPRLSSLILVLCQIERVALTDRLAALGRTSAKARVAALLLEMRNRLRGTDKTIDKAFNLGLTQEEIGDATGLTSVHVNRMLRQLEEEGMIGRRSGRVTLLDEAAMGRAANYVNRYEGLDLSWLPEAR
- a CDS encoding protein tyrosine phosphatase family protein, giving the protein MSDPAILNWRRLGPTLTCSGQPSEAQLAEIAALGVTDVINLGPHEHVQALPDEAASVTALGMRYTYIPVDFSAPTESDYAAFAAAMAEADGRAVHVHCIVNARVSAFFYRYRRDAIGEEAARAELNSVWEPAGVWATFIGDTPVEGTDHRYRGRDY
- the clpS gene encoding ATP-dependent Clp protease adapter ClpS; this translates as MADDPDRDDEDGTNTGVATRTRAKTKKPTPYRVLMLNDDYTPMEFVVLVLQRFFKLDMEEATRVMLQVHQRGVGVCGVFSYEVAETKVAQVIDFARQNQHPLQCTLEKA
- a CDS encoding phasin family protein, yielding MASKGPRTGAKKPVAKSPVAKVAPKVAALAIEPKPEPVVEAVAAPVEAVAAPVEAVAAPVEPVVEAVEAAEPVVAAEPIVEPVVEVVAETVEPVIETVAETVEAVAAPVTEIIEDTAPQTADTASKGIYTMEAIEKTQAMFAELNDKAKAQVEKNTKLVGEMTELAKGNVEALVESGKITAKGLETLGQDAAEYSRKSFENATATLKSMSAVKSPADFFKLQSDYVRSAFDSMVAETSKNTEAFIKLAGDAAQPVSNRVAVAMEKIKTAA
- a CDS encoding alpha/beta hydrolase; the protein is MPPPESDAPAQPGLEDLQHWTWVFGRAQQMMMEQGLDLAGQMSAMPQMPAMPTVPPLDPAAAMRAGAEFWADTMNLWQRFLDPAKAQKFEETPEQARDKRFKAPQWREQPVFDFIRQSYLTLSGHLLKGVDQIEGLTPKQKEQLRFATQGFIDAMSPSNFPATNPLVVERTIETKGENLLKGLAHMLNDLGKGQMTQTVEGAFAVGENIATTPGRVVKRTPLYELIQYSPTTDTVFETPLVIFPPWINRFYILDLTPEKSFIRWAVEQGLTVFVVSWKSADASMADVVWDDYVERGQIDAIDTIRELLGVESVHTIGYCVAGTTLAATLAVLAARGEAAKVKSATFFTAQVDFSEAGDLNVFVDDEQLALIQSLTSDGFLDGRYMAATFNLLRGRDLIWNYVTSNYLLGEDYTPFDLLHWNSDVTNLPAKWHASYLCDLYRDNLLVQPGALAIGGTPIDLTCVKTPAYVQAGREDHIAPPRSVWKLTGHLAGPIRFVLAGSGHIAGVVNPPSSGKYQYWINEAGATNIDEFVAGAVETKGSWWPDWIKWIEALDAARVPAKKARIPSVNEELGAAPGRYVRTR
- a CDS encoding LL-diaminopimelate aminotransferase → MSEEFYRMKRLPPYVIAEVNAMRAAARAAGEDIIDLGMGNPDLPPPDHVIEKLIEVARKPDAHGYSQSKGIPGLRRAQANYYGRRFGVDIDPDSEVVVTMGSKEGLASLATAITAPGDVVLAPNPSYPIHTFGFILAGATIRAVPTTPDEAYFDSLERAIAFTVPRPSILVVNYPSNPTAETVDLAFYERLVAWAKDNKVWILSDLAYSELYFDGKPTVSILQVPGAKDVAIEFTSLSKTYSMAGWRMGFAVGNKQLIAAMTRVKSYLDYGAFTPIQAAACAALNGPQDIVEKNRQLYHKRRDVLVESFGRAGWDIPPPPASMFAWAPLPPALAHLGSLEFSKQLLTHAKVAVAPGVGYGENGEGFVRIAMVENEQRLRQAARNVKRYLQSMGVNTGAKSA
- a CDS encoding thioesterase family protein — translated: MRYAEIDGQKVVFNSRYLEYADVALSEYWRWLALADLPEWLAMEFHVARATVDYRAPLRYDDEFDAYARTDRIGTSSVTSRVELVHAQTGVLHTVIELVHVNVDLDAGRSTPVPPAIRARMLPSD
- a CDS encoding sensor domain-containing diguanylate cyclase yields the protein MHRGSLFRTDLLVVAAIAFTYFLCAAGAIAFTRLSGNVALLWIANGVLVAALLTRPATERPLHIASCFGASVAATLAVSPYAPLAPVFGVANIAEALIAWGLLARFGADARVFLSLRALAGFVAAAGVVAPLATGVISAATLALYQGANPWAVWMSWGIGHGLGALIATPIALLALAGNTYREQAASRATVTRFVVIATLMVGVTTLCFAQTRLPLLFVPILPLIAATMAFRVAGATLGVFLIAVIGAGFTVAGMGPIELIDGSHAFKLLFFQFYLAVLFLIAVPFATMIAQNQRLAVAVAASEARYRLISDHVSDVVMTLDPYGVVQFASPSMRDVTGHPPDSIIGKSPVELVHEVDRARVRDAYRRVIAEPDRVHRFEFRGQIATGGVRWFETTARAVRNQQDAVLSVVTVIREVSQRKAREADLVRQANTDPMTGVLNRRAFQDRIDQYRMDTPDRPGTLALFDLDHFKQVNDGHGHDAGDAALLHFADVLRANLRVEDVIGRLGGEEFAVLFPGLSTAAALAACERVRNSLQDARIHAGGATFTITVSVGIAPIGPDLSSDEVFRIADVALYRAKSRGRNRSELAAA